The Chryseobacterium glaciei DNA window ATGATTCTGAAAGCGAAAGCTATAAGTTTCCTGAAAACATAAAGAAACTTACAGCCGAGTTTAAAAAAGGAGGTCTTGAATTCAGAGAAGTAGGAGAAGGGTACACCGAAATTTGGTCGAAACCGGATCATTATTATTCTGTTTTTAAAAATAAAGTAACTCCTGATTATGAAGCATATATCTCTCAGACTGCAAAAGAAAACGAGGGGAATTATGCTGCCGATGCAGGTTTAATGATTACTTGGAAAGAATTGGGCGACCGATTGATCTTTTGGGAGAATTTTATTAATAAATATCCTAAAAGTCCTTTAATTTCCAGAGTGAAAGAGGATTATAATAATTATCTGTACGATTATCTGTTTGGAATGGACAATACACCGACTTATGAAAACTCAGACGGAAAATTGTACGATGAAAACAAGGCGGAATTCAACAGAATGATTAAAAAGTATCCAAATTCGTATATTGCAAAAAAAGCACAGGAGCTTTTGAATCTTTTTGATTCTAAAACTCCGACAGAACAAATTCGTGAGAAAATAAATATCGAGAGAAAATATTAGTAAATTTTAAATAAAAATAAAGTGAAAGTTTCAAAATTAGCGGCGAACCTGATTGGTTCTGAAATTGTAAAAATTGGTAATGAAGTAAATGATTTAAAGGCAAAAGGAGCGGAAATAGCCAATCTTACCATTGGTGACCTGAATTCTAATATCTACCCGATACCTACAAAGTTGAAGGAAGAAGTTCAGAAAGCATATCAGAACAATCTGACAAACTATCCGCCGGCAAATGGACTTTTATCTTTAAGAAATGAAGTTTCTAAAGACTTGAAAACGAGATGGAATCTTGACTATAATGCTAATGATATTTTAATCACGGCAGGTTCAAGACCTTTGATTTATGCGGTTTACAAAACGATCGTAGACGAAGGAGATAAAGTGGTTTATCCAACACCATCTTGGAACAATAATCACTATGCTTACCTTACTTCGGCTGACGCTATTGAGGTAAAAACAACTCAGGAAAATAATTTTCTTCCGACTGCGGACGATTTAAGACCACATTTAGAAGGAGCAGTTTTGGTAGCTCTTTGTTCACCATTGAATCCTACAGGAACAATGTTTACAGAAGAACAACTTTCTGAAATCTGTGAATTGATTTTAGCTGAAAACAAAAAAAGAGGCGAAGACGAAAAGCCGTTATATTTAATGTATGACCAAATTTATTCTAACCTTACTTTTGGAGCAAAACATTTCGATCCGGTTTCTCTTTTCCCTGAAATGAGAGAATATACGATCTATATCGACGGTATTTCTAAGTGTTTGGCAGCAACTGGAGTTCGTGTTGGTTGGGGATTCGGTTCGGCTCATATTATTGATAAAATGAAGGCTCTTCTGACTCACGTTGGAGCTTGGGCACCAAAACCGGAGCAGGAAGCTACTGCAAAATATTTCGAAAATCCAGAGGATGTAAATACTTTCGTTGATGATTTCAAAGGAAAGCTTGAAGCGAGTTTAAAGGTTCTTCACCAGGGAATCCAAGATCTAAAAGGTAAAGGATTGGCTGTAGAAAGTATTGAACCAATGGGTGCGCTTTACCTTACAATTAAATTAGATTATATCGGAAAAACAAAACCTGACGGAACTGTTATCGAAAATTCTTCAGACTTAGTATTTTACCTGATTAATGAAGCTGGAGTTGCTTTAGTGCCGTTTTCAGCGTTCGGAGAAGAAAAATCTGAGCCTTGGTTCCGTGCTTCCGTTGGAGGACTGCCTATCGAAGAAATTTCAGGTATGATGCCTAAATTGGAAAATGCTTTAAACAAATTAAAGTAATTTCATATAAATAAATGCTTCGACTAAGTTCAGCATGATGTCGCTAAAATTTACCGTTAAATTAGAACAGTTAGTATTAGAGATGTCATGCTGAGCAGAGTCGAAGCATTTTGATAATTAGCAATCAGAATCAGCAGATTATTAATGAAATTTCCAAAAAAATCTTTTTTAGAAACTAAACTTCTTAGCTATTCAACATTAGGAATTATTATTTTGGTAATTCTAAGTGTTTGGCTTTCAGGAACAGGTTCTCATAGATCTTTATTTCTAAATTCTATTTTGTCAACTTCAATTTTGGCTGGTGCATTTTTTCTTTTCATCAGTTTGGGATTGTATTATGGATTGAAATTAAAAGATAATATTGGAAATGTTTTAAATCATGAAAGAATAAAAAAGGTTTCAGACAAAACACCAACAATTGATGGTTTTGACTTCGATCCTCCTGATATTGGAGACGGAATTGGGGGAATTATAATTTCAATCATTGTTTGGTTCTTGTTTTCAATTATTATTACATTTTTATTTTATATTCTCGGAGTTTTCTTTTGGGCTGTAATTTTATTATTCATAGCAATGTTATATTGGATTTTTTTCCGAGCTTTACGTTTGGTATTTAAAAATTCAAGGCATTGTAAAGGAGATTTATTAAAAAGTTTAGCATTTGGATTTTTTTATTCATTTCTTTACATTTCATGGATTTACGGAATTATCTTTTTAGCTAATTATTTAAATTAAAAGAAACTCATAATTAACAACTTATAACGATTTTACCTTATGAAAATCATCGCTGTTATTCCTGCACGTTACGAAGCAAGCCGTTTTCCCGGAAAATTAATGCAGATTTTAGGCGAGAAAACTGTAATTACAACAACGTACAAAAATGTTGTTGAAACAGGTTTGTTCGACGAAGTTTTTGTTGCCACCGATTCTGAAATTATTTTTAATGAAATTGAAAATAACGGCGGAAAAGCTGTCATGACAGGACAACACGAAACAGGAAGCGATAGAATTGCAGAAGCCGTACAAGATATTGATTGTGATATCGTTATCAATGTTCAGGGTGACGAACCGTTTCTTAAATTAGAGCCTTTAAAACAATTAATTGAAGTTTTTAGAGAAGATGAAAATCAGGAAATCTCTTTAGCTTCATTAAAAATACAACTGACTGAAAAAGAAGAGATCGAAAATCAAAATAACGTGAAAGTTATTACAGATAACAGTGGTTTTGCCTTGTATTTCAGCCGTTCCGTGATTCCTTTTCACAGGGAGATTTCTTATGATGTAAAATATTTTAAACATATTGGCGTATATGCTTTCAGAAAACATGCTTTACTTCAGTTTTCAAAATTAGAAATGAAACCGTTGGAAATATCAGAAAAGATAGAATGCATCCGTTATTTAGAATATGGTATGAAAATCAAGATGATAGAAACCAATTTTGTCGGAGTTGGAATTGATACACCGGAAGATCTTGAGAAAGCCAGAAAAATAATATCAGAATAATTGGTAAATTACTAGATTGATACACTGGTAAATTATTTAAAGCCTTATATTTGAATTTATAAATTGAATTAATGAAGAAATTACTTTTAGTATTCGTCCTGATTTATTCGCAAACTTTTTTTGCACAGACGGCAAAGGAAATCATAGAAAAAAACATCGAATTATCCGGAGGATTAACCAATTGGAAACTGTTAAATTCAGTATTACTTCAGGGAAAAGTAGTCTTAGGAATTAAAGACGAATATCCGATTAAAATTTTTCAGGAGCGTCCGAATCTTACCAAAACCGTTCTTACAATAAACAATAAAGAAACAGCCATTGAAGGCTACGACGGAAACAAAGGGTATGCAATGAACTATGCAACCAACAAAGTTCAGGAATATCCGAATTATGTGCCCGAAAGTTTCGATAACGATTTCATAGACTGGGAAAATAAAGGTTTTGATGCAAAATATTTAGGAAAAGAAAAAGTCGGAGAAATTTACTGTCATAAAGTTGAATTGACGAAAAACGTAAATAAAAATTACTATTATTTCGACACCAAAACATACATGCTTTTGAAAGAAATCAAGAAAGATGAAACAGTAAGCTACTCTGATTATAAGAAAGTTGGAAACCTGGTAATGCCTTTCAGAATAGAATCCTCAAGCGCGAAAAAAGACGGAGATTATGTAATGTTAATCAATAAAATTGACATCAATAAAGTATTTCCTACGAATATTTTTAAGTTTTAATTAAAGAAAATAAAATATACTAAAATGAAAAAGGTTTTCTTATTGATGCTTTCTTTCGTAGCATTTCTACAAAGTTGCACCAACCAAAAAAGTGAATTGTCTAAAACTAAAACCAACGAACTTATGGGAAAAACAATATACGATTTCAAAGTTAACGCTCTGGAAGAAGGTAAAGAGATCAACTTTGCAGATTTCAAAGGAAAGAAAATCCTTATCGTAAATACAGCTTCAGAATGCGGATTTACTCCACAATATGCTGATCTTGAGAAAGTTTATGAAGAATATAAAGATAAATTGGTAATTGTAGGTTTCCCAGCAAACAATTTTGGAGGACAGGAACCAGGAACAAATACTGAGATCGGTGCTTTTTGTCAAAAAAATTATGGAGTAACATTTCCACTAGCTGCAAAAGTTTCAGTGAAAGGTGATGATACTGCACCAATATTTAAATATTTAACTGAAAAAGATTTAAACGGAGTAAAAAATACAACCATCCTTTGGAATTTTACAAAGTTTTTAATTGATGAAAACGGTAAATTGGTTGATAGTTTTATCAGTACTACAAAACCTACTGATCAGGCGATTACAAAATATTTGAAATAAGATTAAAAAAATATATTTTTGCAGAGTGGATGTTTTTCATCCACTTTTTTTTATTTTTAAAACTATGAAAAAACTATTAATCATTTTTATTTTGATTTTTTCTATTAAAGGGTTTTCACAAGACAGCTATTTTTTAGGAAAAACAAATTATTGTACCCCTGAAAAAGCTGAATCAAAAAAGAATTTTGAGTTAGGTATAAAAGCACTTCAATATCCCGAGTTTTACGAAAAAGCAACTCGTATTCTTGTTTTGGCTACAGATAAAGATCCCAAATATTGTGATGCTTTTTTCTTGGCGGGATATCTTTTAAGATTACAGGACAAGCATGAGGATGCTATTGCATATTATTATGTTGCAGATAGTTTAGCACAAAATAAAGCGCCGATATTTAAACAGAATCTTGCAATTGAATTCATGAGATTTGGAAAAGCTGATGAAGCCAGAAAAAAATATGAAGAAATGGTAAAATATTTCCCAACAGATCCTGAAGGATATTATGGAATTGCCAATACTTCTATAATGTTGGCTGATTACGATAAAGGACTTGAAAATCTAAAGAAAGCTGAAGACCTATATAAAAATACAGGTGGAATGAAGGATGACGGAAAGTATATGTATGGAATGTTGTATAGTCTGAAAGGTAGCTATGAAGAGGCTTTACCTTATCTTGAAGATGTATATTCTACTTATAAAAAAGATGATAACTATTTGGCTCTTTATGCCTTATCTCAGATAAAAGTTGGGAAAAGTAAAAATGATGAAAAGCTTATCAAAAAAGCAAAAAATACTTACGATAAAATAAAAGATAAGCCTATAGTTGAAGATATTTCTAAGAAATTAAAAGAAGAGTTTTCTTAAATTTTAAGCAATATAAAAAACTTCGACTCCGCTCAGCGTAACACATTCAAATTATACAAATAGTATTAGAAATGTTACGCTGAGCGGAGTCTAAGCGTTTTATTCTACTCATTACTCTTCTCCGCAAAGCAAAAAATATTTCCCAACTTAATACTCGAATAGCCATTACTTTTTATTTTAGCAGAATTAATCATCGCTTTGGCTAAAATATCTGTCGGAAGCGGTTTCTGACTTTCCAAAAGCCCTAATTTATTCGCAAATTTTATAATTCTGCTTCCTAAAACTTCTCCGGTTCTTTCAGAATCTTTTCTTTCCAACATTCCGGGTTTGAAGATTGTAATTTTATTGAAATGTAACTGTTTTACAGCTTCTTCGAGCTCTCCTTTCATTTTTGAATAGAAAATTTTAGACTTAGAATCGGCTCCGTAAGCGGAAACTAAAACGTAATCATCAACCTCATTTTCTTTCGCTGCTTTTGCAAATTCATATTGATAATCGAAATCGACTTTTCTTTGAGCCTCTTTGCTTCCTGCACTTTTCAAAGTCGTTCCAAGACACGAAAAAGCAACATCACCTTTTACAGAATCCTTCCATTCATTAGGTTTTTCGAAATCAACGACATGAACTTTCAGTTTATTATCCTGAATATCAATAGGTTTTCTCACAAAAACATTTACTTCTTCAAAATCTTTATCGTTAAGTAACTGAGTTACCAAATCTTTTCCTGTAGCACCTGTAGCGCCGATTACCAAAGCTTTCATATTAAATATTTTAAGGTGGATGATGTTTCTTTCTTAAATTTACTAAATTTGAAGCAAAGTAAAAAATATTACTTATTACCCATTACTAATTACTCATAATTCATGGATGCCAACGAAATACTAGATTATTGCCTAGCAAAAAAAGGAGTTACAGAAACTTTTCCTTTTGACAATGAAACACTTGTGATGAAAGTAGGAACAAAAATGTTCTTATTAATGGGGCTCGAAAGACAGCCTTTAGGAATCAATGTAAAAACAGATCCCGAATGGAGTGCAGAGCTTCGCGAGCAGTATCCACAAATCACAGGCGCATTTCATATGAATAAAACGCATTGGAATTCGGTTTCAGTAGATGGATTAAAAAGAGATTTGATTTTTAAATTAATAGACCATTCATATGATTTAGTATTTAAATCTTTAACTAAAAAGGCTCAAAGTGAAATTAATGATTTTACTTAAAAACTATAAATAATAGGAAATCCATTCATTAAAAAGAAATTAGTTGTTGATTATTAGGATTTTGAGTTTTTGTATTTAGTGAAAAAATAAATTTATTTTTTTTTAAAGGCATTAAATTTGTTATTAATTGCTTTAAAACAATATTCATAAAAAATAAATACAAATGATAAAAAATATTAAAGTATTAATAGCTGCAGGAGTATTATCGGTAACATTATTCAGTTGTAATAAAAATGAAAAAAAACCGCTTTCTGATACTGAAGCAAAATCTGAAAAATCAAGTCTACCTGATAACCAGAAAATTTTAAAATTAGAATTTACGGGTACAGATAATTTTACCATTAAAAATCCAAAACTAAAGGTAAGTTTATATGGTCATGATCCTCTGCTAGCCGATTCACCGGCTACATTAATTACGGAAAAAGAGTATGAACAAACATCAGTTCCTTTTATTATTAATATGCCTGTGCCAGAAGATGCTGCAAATCGTATTGATAAAAAAACTTCAGAACGCATGAAATATTATGTTTCTATAGAATGGGATTCTGACGGAAATGGTAAAGCAGGTGAAAAAAGAGACATTTATATAGACCACGATAAAGAATTTCCCAATGTGAAATTAAATGGAGAACTACAAAAAGTCTATTTAAAAATACTAAAATAAAATCTATCAATGAGCTGTTTCATACTAATGTGTGAAACAGTTTTTACTTTAAAAGTTAAACTCTTCCGTTAATCTTTTATCTTCATCTAACCTTTCAACTAATTTTTCAAGACCTTCGAATTTAATTTCCTCATGAAGAAAATCTCTGAATTTGACTGTGATATTTTCATCATAAATATCTCCTTCAAAATCAAGAATATAAACTTCTACAGTTAATTTTTCTCCATTCACAGTTGGATTCGTACCAACGCTTAACATTCCTTTGTATTGCTGATTTTTAACTAAAACTTCAACGATATAAGCTCCTTTTTTAGGTAAAAGTTTGATAGTTTCAGTTCCTATATTAGCTGTTGGATAGCCGATGGTTCGGCCTAATTTTTTTCCATGAACCACCGTTCCGGAAACAGAGTAGGAGTAACCCAACATTTCATTGGCTTCCTTAATATTACCTGTCAAAAGTGCATTTCGGACTTTCGTAGAACTGATATTGTTCTCATGAATGTTGATGGCTTCCATTTGTTCAACCTCAAAATCTAATTCTTTAGATAATTTTTGAAGCAATTCAAAGTTTCCGCTTTTATTTTTTCCGAAAGAATGGTCGTAACCTATAATTAAATACTTTACATTTAATTTTTCAACTAAAATCTGACGAACGAATTCTTCTCCCGTAAGATTTCTGAATTCTTCATCAAATTCTTTAAGGAATAAATTATGAATGTCATATTTTTCCATCAAAGATTTTTTCTCTTCCAAGGTATTCAGAAGCTTAAGATCTTCATTTGGATTAAAAATAAATCGAGGATGTGGCCAAAAAGTAAGGACAGCAGTCTCCAAATTGTTCTCTGAACCTACTTTTTTTAATTCGTCGATAATACTTTTATGCCCCAGATGCACCCCGTCAAACATACCTAAAGACAATGCTAGAGGCTTTTGAGAAGAA harbors:
- a CDS encoding glutathione peroxidase, whose translation is MKKVFLLMLSFVAFLQSCTNQKSELSKTKTNELMGKTIYDFKVNALEEGKEINFADFKGKKILIVNTASECGFTPQYADLEKVYEEYKDKLVIVGFPANNFGGQEPGTNTEIGAFCQKNYGVTFPLAAKVSVKGDDTAPIFKYLTEKDLNGVKNTTILWNFTKFLIDENGKLVDSFISTTKPTDQAITKYLK
- a CDS encoding MmcQ/YjbR family DNA-binding protein, which produces MDANEILDYCLAKKGVTETFPFDNETLVMKVGTKMFLLMGLERQPLGINVKTDPEWSAELREQYPQITGAFHMNKTHWNSVSVDGLKRDLIFKLIDHSYDLVFKSLTKKAQSEINDFT
- a CDS encoding histidine kinase, producing the protein MKKLLLVFVLIYSQTFFAQTAKEIIEKNIELSGGLTNWKLLNSVLLQGKVVLGIKDEYPIKIFQERPNLTKTVLTINNKETAIEGYDGNKGYAMNYATNKVQEYPNYVPESFDNDFIDWENKGFDAKYLGKEKVGEIYCHKVELTKNVNKNYYYFDTKTYMLLKEIKKDETVSYSDYKKVGNLVMPFRIESSSAKKDGDYVMLINKIDINKVFPTNIFKF
- a CDS encoding bifunctional riboflavin kinase/FAD synthetase, with translation MKVFKNFSDYSSQKPLALSLGMFDGVHLGHKSIIDELKKVGSENNLETAVLTFWPHPRFIFNPNEDLKLLNTLEEKKSLMEKYDIHNLFLKEFDEEFRNLTGEEFVRQILVEKLNVKYLIIGYDHSFGKNKSGNFELLQKLSKELDFEVEQMEAINIHENNISSTKVRNALLTGNIKEANEMLGYSYSVSGTVVHGKKLGRTIGYPTANIGTETIKLLPKKGAYIVEVLVKNQQYKGMLSVGTNPTVNGEKLTVEVYILDFEGDIYDENITVKFRDFLHEEIKFEGLEKLVERLDEDKRLTEEFNF
- a CDS encoding NAD(P)H-binding protein, whose protein sequence is MKALVIGATGATGKDLVTQLLNDKDFEEVNVFVRKPIDIQDNKLKVHVVDFEKPNEWKDSVKGDVAFSCLGTTLKSAGSKEAQRKVDFDYQYEFAKAAKENEVDDYVLVSAYGADSKSKIFYSKMKGELEEAVKQLHFNKITIFKPGMLERKDSERTGEVLGSRIIKFANKLGLLESQKPLPTDILAKAMINSAKIKSNGYSSIKLGNIFCFAEKSNE
- a CDS encoding pyridoxal phosphate-dependent aminotransferase, encoding MKVSKLAANLIGSEIVKIGNEVNDLKAKGAEIANLTIGDLNSNIYPIPTKLKEEVQKAYQNNLTNYPPANGLLSLRNEVSKDLKTRWNLDYNANDILITAGSRPLIYAVYKTIVDEGDKVVYPTPSWNNNHYAYLTSADAIEVKTTQENNFLPTADDLRPHLEGAVLVALCSPLNPTGTMFTEEQLSEICELILAENKKRGEDEKPLYLMYDQIYSNLTFGAKHFDPVSLFPEMREYTIYIDGISKCLAATGVRVGWGFGSAHIIDKMKALLTHVGAWAPKPEQEATAKYFENPEDVNTFVDDFKGKLEASLKVLHQGIQDLKGKGLAVESIEPMGALYLTIKLDYIGKTKPDGTVIENSSDLVFYLINEAGVALVPFSAFGEEKSEPWFRASVGGLPIEEISGMMPKLENALNKLK
- a CDS encoding tetratricopeptide repeat protein, encoding MKKLLIIFILIFSIKGFSQDSYFLGKTNYCTPEKAESKKNFELGIKALQYPEFYEKATRILVLATDKDPKYCDAFFLAGYLLRLQDKHEDAIAYYYVADSLAQNKAPIFKQNLAIEFMRFGKADEARKKYEEMVKYFPTDPEGYYGIANTSIMLADYDKGLENLKKAEDLYKNTGGMKDDGKYMYGMLYSLKGSYEEALPYLEDVYSTYKKDDNYLALYALSQIKVGKSKNDEKLIKKAKNTYDKIKDKPIVEDISKKLKEEFS
- the kdsB gene encoding 3-deoxy-manno-octulosonate cytidylyltransferase, giving the protein MKIIAVIPARYEASRFPGKLMQILGEKTVITTTYKNVVETGLFDEVFVATDSEIIFNEIENNGGKAVMTGQHETGSDRIAEAVQDIDCDIVINVQGDEPFLKLEPLKQLIEVFREDENQEISLASLKIQLTEKEEIENQNNVKVITDNSGFALYFSRSVIPFHREISYDVKYFKHIGVYAFRKHALLQFSKLEMKPLEISEKIECIRYLEYGMKIKMIETNFVGVGIDTPEDLEKARKIISE